The following proteins are encoded in a genomic region of Gossypium hirsutum isolate 1008001.06 chromosome D05, Gossypium_hirsutum_v2.1, whole genome shotgun sequence:
- the LOC107886450 gene encoding cold-responsive protein kinase 1 isoform X1 produces MACFSCLFSRKKTFSAEQTIEIDEEVSGILNTKRFPYKELKMATGNFHHSNKIGEGGFGVVYKGTFRDGTMGAIKVLSADSKQGVREFLTEINMIAEIEHENLVELCGCCVEGNHRILVYGYLENNSLAQTLLGGGHSSMQFSWDARRNICIGVAKGLAFLHEEVQPHIIHRDIKASNILLDKNLNPKISDFGLAKLFPDNMTHISTRVAGTTGYLAPEYAIRGQLTRKADIYSFGVLLLEIVSGRCNTNRRLPLSEQYLLERAWNKYESRELVELVDTAMGGEYDEEEAQKFLKIGLLCTQDIPKLRPSMSQVVKMLMGEEAVNDENISRPGLLSEFTALRGQKDNSGMISEGTGKGGNSSSSSENVTTSYATMTFNSIFDRSN; encoded by the exons ATGGCTTGTTTCTCATGTTTATTTTCGAGAAAGAAAACTTTCTCAGCTGAacaaacaatagaaatagatgaag AGGTTTCGGGTATTCTGAACACTAAACGGTTTCCTTACAAGGAGCTGAAAATGGCAACTGGAAATTTTCATCATTCCAATAAAATTGGTGAGGGAGGTTTCGGTGTTGTCTATAAG GGAACTTTCAGAGATGGTACCATGGGTGCTATAAAGGTGCTGTCAGCGGACTCAAAGCAAGGGGTACGAGAGTTCTTGACGGAAATAAACATGATTGCTGAAATAGAGCATGAAAACCTGGTTGAATTGTGCGGTTGTTGTGTGGAAGGAAACCATAGGATTTTGGTCTATGGCTATCTCGAGAATAACAGCCTTGCACAAACACTTCTCG GTGGAGGGCATAGCAGTATGCAATTCAGCTGGGATGCAAGGCGTAACATTTGCATCGGTGTTGCAAAGGGGCTTGCATTCCTTCACGAGGAAGTTCAACCACATATTATTCACAGAGACATAAAAGCAAGCAACATTCTCCTCGATAAAAATCTCAATCCCAAAATTTCAGATTTTGGCCTGGCAAAGCTTTTCCCTGACAACATGACCCACATAAGTACACGTGTTGCTGGAACAAC AGGTTATCTAGCACCGGAGTATGCTATAAGAGGCCAGTTGACGAGGAAAGCGGATATTTATAGTTTTGGCGTTTTGCTGTTGGAAATTGTTAGCGGTAGATGCAACACAAACAGAAGATTGCCTCTATCAGAGCAATACCTTCTCGAGAGG GCATGGAACAAGTATGAGTCCAGAGAACTAGTGGAACTAGTTGATACAGCAATGGGCGGTGAGTATGATGAAGAAGAAGCTCAGAAATTTCTAAAGATTGGTTTACTTTGCACCCAAGACATTCCGAAACTCCGACCATCCATGTCTCAAGTGGTGAAGATGCTAATGGGAGAAGAAGCTGTGAATGATGAGAATATATCAAGACCTGGCCTTCTTTCGGAATTCACAGCACTCAGAGGCCAAAAAGATAACTCCGGCATGATATCTGAAGGCACAGGCAAAGGGGGGAATTCATCTTCGTCATCAGAAAATGTCACAACATCGTATGCTACAAtgacattcaattcaatattcgaCCGAAGCAATTAG
- the LOC107886450 gene encoding cold-responsive protein kinase 1 isoform X2 — MKGTFRDGTMGAIKVLSADSKQGVREFLTEINMIAEIEHENLVELCGCCVEGNHRILVYGYLENNSLAQTLLGGGHSSMQFSWDARRNICIGVAKGLAFLHEEVQPHIIHRDIKASNILLDKNLNPKISDFGLAKLFPDNMTHISTRVAGTTGYLAPEYAIRGQLTRKADIYSFGVLLLEIVSGRCNTNRRLPLSEQYLLERAWNKYESRELVELVDTAMGGEYDEEEAQKFLKIGLLCTQDIPKLRPSMSQVVKMLMGEEAVNDENISRPGLLSEFTALRGQKDNSGMISEGTGKGGNSSSSSENVTTSYATMTFNSIFDRSN; from the exons atgaag GGAACTTTCAGAGATGGTACCATGGGTGCTATAAAGGTGCTGTCAGCGGACTCAAAGCAAGGGGTACGAGAGTTCTTGACGGAAATAAACATGATTGCTGAAATAGAGCATGAAAACCTGGTTGAATTGTGCGGTTGTTGTGTGGAAGGAAACCATAGGATTTTGGTCTATGGCTATCTCGAGAATAACAGCCTTGCACAAACACTTCTCG GTGGAGGGCATAGCAGTATGCAATTCAGCTGGGATGCAAGGCGTAACATTTGCATCGGTGTTGCAAAGGGGCTTGCATTCCTTCACGAGGAAGTTCAACCACATATTATTCACAGAGACATAAAAGCAAGCAACATTCTCCTCGATAAAAATCTCAATCCCAAAATTTCAGATTTTGGCCTGGCAAAGCTTTTCCCTGACAACATGACCCACATAAGTACACGTGTTGCTGGAACAAC AGGTTATCTAGCACCGGAGTATGCTATAAGAGGCCAGTTGACGAGGAAAGCGGATATTTATAGTTTTGGCGTTTTGCTGTTGGAAATTGTTAGCGGTAGATGCAACACAAACAGAAGATTGCCTCTATCAGAGCAATACCTTCTCGAGAGG GCATGGAACAAGTATGAGTCCAGAGAACTAGTGGAACTAGTTGATACAGCAATGGGCGGTGAGTATGATGAAGAAGAAGCTCAGAAATTTCTAAAGATTGGTTTACTTTGCACCCAAGACATTCCGAAACTCCGACCATCCATGTCTCAAGTGGTGAAGATGCTAATGGGAGAAGAAGCTGTGAATGATGAGAATATATCAAGACCTGGCCTTCTTTCGGAATTCACAGCACTCAGAGGCCAAAAAGATAACTCCGGCATGATATCTGAAGGCACAGGCAAAGGGGGGAATTCATCTTCGTCATCAGAAAATGTCACAACATCGTATGCTACAAtgacattcaattcaatattcgaCCGAAGCAATTAG
- the LOC107886449 gene encoding multiple organellar RNA editing factor 8, chloroplastic/mitochondrial, producing the protein MATQSLSRYLLSKPKSLTSFLFPSCRPFSSFSPAAAASPVKTLITSSPSPSLFFLRRLRAPLCYSLLLRDSLFPTVKSFSTRAARSSLNDPSPNYSNRPPKETILLDGCDFEHWLVVVEPPKEDATRDEIIDSYIKTLAQVVGSEDEARMKIYSVSTRHYYAFGALVSEELSYKIKELPGVRWVLPDSYLDVKNKDYGGEPFINGQAVPYDPKYHEEWVRNNARANERNRRNDRPRNYDRSRNYERRRENMQPPPNQGMQNASPNTARSPPPNNMGGMPYNNRGGMHANNMGGGMPPPNNMGGMPPPNNMGGMPPPNSMGGMPPPNSMGGMPPRNNMGGGMPPPNNMGGMPPPDNMGGGMPPPNNMGGMPPGPPNQGWSGNMGGNAQNFQNPYQGNTQNVQYPNNHPPNMGGPGGNYQS; encoded by the exons ATGGCGACCCAATCCCTTTCTCGCTATCTCCTCTCCAAACCAAAATCCCTAACCTCCTTCCTCTTCCCTTCATGCCGCCCTTTCTCTTCCTTTTCCCCCGCCGCCGCCGCTTCCCCCGTGAAAACCCTAATAACCTCATCGCCATCCCCTTCCCTCTTTTTCCTCCGTCGTCTCCGTGCCCCACTTTGCTACTCGCTCCTCCTTCGCGACTCACTTTTCCCCACTGTCAAATCGTTCTCCACTCGAGCAGCCAGGTCCTCTCTCAATGACCCGAGTCCTAATTACTCGAATCGTCCCCCGAAGGAGACAATATTGCTCGACGGCTGTGATTTTGAGCATTGGCTCGTTGTGGTGGAGCCCCCTAAAGAGGATGCTACTAGGGATGAAATTATTGATAGTTATATCAAAACCCTAGCTCAAGTAGTGGGCAG TGAAGACGAAGCTAGAATGAAAATTTATTCAGTTTCTACTCGGCATTATTATGCCTTTGGAGCCCTTGTTTCTGAAGAGCTCTCGTACAAGATCAAGG AACTTCCTGGAGTTCGTTGGGTTCTTCCAGATTCTTACTTGGACGTGAAGAATAAAGATTATGGAG GTGAACCTTTCATTAATGGGCAAGCTGTGCCTTATGATCCCAAGTACCATGAGGAATGGGTGAGGAACAATGCACGTGCAAATGAAAGAAATAGACGTAATGACAGGCCTCGTAATTATGACAGATCAAGAAACTATGAGAGAAGAAGGGAAAACATGCAGCCTCCTCCTAACCAGGGTATGCAGAATGCTTCTCCTAATACAGCTAGAAGTCCACCTCCTAACAACATGGGAGGAATGCCTTACAACAATAGGGGAGGTATGCATGCCAACAACATGGGGGGAGGAATGCCTCCTCCTAACAATATGGGAGGAATGCCGCCTCCTAACAATATGGGAGGAATGCCGCCTCCTAACAGTATGGGAGGAATGCCGCCTCCTAACAGTATGGGAGGAATGCCACCGCGGAACAACATGGGAGGAGGAATGCCGCCTCCTAACAATATGGGAGGAATGCCGCCTCCTGACAACATGGGAGGAGGAATGCCGCCGCCGAACAACATGGGTGGGATGCCACCGGGACCACCGAATCAAGGATGGTCTGGTAACATGGGTGGAAATGCTCAGAATTTCCAAAATCCTTACCAAGGTAATACACAGAATGTGCAATATCCGAATAACCATCCGCCAAATATGGGCGGGCCTGGTGGGAATTACCAGTCTTAG